One Amaranthus tricolor cultivar Red isolate AtriRed21 chromosome 1, ASM2621246v1, whole genome shotgun sequence DNA window includes the following coding sequences:
- the LOC130809766 gene encoding uncharacterized protein LOC130809766 isoform X2: protein MIPSWGETAARIFVTRFLRSFISAGSLILLEEGGTVLAFEGSSKICPVRVMLRVHSPQFYWKVATEADLGLADAYINGDFSFVDKNEGLLKLFMIFIANRDLHSSSSVANKKRGWWTPMLFTAGIASAKYFYHHVSRQNSLTQARQNISRHYDLSNEMFSLFLDETMTYSCAIFESENEDLKDAQMRKISLLLDKARVEKHHEVLEIGCGWGTLAMEVVRRTGCKYTGITLSEEQLRYAEQRVKEAGLQDRIRFLLCDYRQLSNVHEYDRIISCEMLEAVGHEYMEEFFHCCDSLMAPNGLFVLQFISIPDERYDEYRRSSDFIKEYIFPGGCLPCLSRVTSAMAAASRLCVEHLENIGIHYYQTLRCWRKNFLEHQRKIVSLGFDEKFIRTWEYYFDYCAAGFKTRTLGSYQMVFSRPGNLAAFGGPFAGSL from the exons ATGATACCTTCATGGGGAGAGACAGCTGCTCGAATTTTTGTAACAAGATTTCTCAGGAGCTTTATTTCTGCTGGGAGTCTAAT TTTATTAGAGGAGGGTGGCACAGTTTTGGCATTTGAAGGCTCCAGCAAAATCTGTCCTGTGAGAGTTATGTTAAGAGTTCATAGCCCGCAGTTTTACTGGAAG GTGGCTACAGAAGCCGACTTAGGTCTTGCAGATGCATATATCAATGGAGACTTCTCATTTGTTGATAAAAATGAAGGTCTTTTGAAGCTTTTCATG ATCTTTATCGCCAACAGAGATCTACATTCTTCTAGTTCAGTAGCTAACAAAAAGAG GGGATGGTGGACTCCGATGCTTTTTACTGCTGGTATTGCTTCAGCAAAATATTTCTATCATCATGTTTCTCGGCAAAATTCACTAACACAAGCTCGTCAAAATATTTCTCGCCATTATGACTTG AGTAATGAAATGTTTTCTCTATTTTTGGACGAGACAATGACATACTCTTGTGCTATCTTTGAG TCTGAAAATGAAGACTTAAAAGATGCCCAAATGAGAAAAATATCTCTTCTACTTGATAAG GCTCGGGTAGAGAAACATCATGAAGTGCTTGAAATTGGTTGCGGTTGGGGTACCCTTGCTATGGAAGTTGTAAGGAGAACAGGATGCAAATACACTGGCATTACACTTTCTGAAGAACAACTCAGATATGCAGAGCAAAGGGTAAAAGAGGCTGGTTTACAG GATCGCATACGGTTTCTTCTCTGTGATTATCGTCAATTGTCAAATGTGCACGAGTATGATAGAATCATTTCCTG TGAGATGCTAGAAGCTGTTGGTCATGAATACATGGAGGAGTTTTTTCATTGTTGCGACTCCCTCATGGCGCCTAATGGTCTTTTCGTCCTCCAG TTCATATCTATACCAGATGAACGGTATGATGAATACAGGAGAAGTTCAGATTTCATTAAAGAATACATTTTCCCGGGTGGATGTTTACCTTGTTTGAGCCGAGTTACCTCAGCAATGGCTGCTGCTTCAAGACTTTG TGTGGAACACCTAGAAAACATTGGGATACACTACTATCAAACACTGAGATGTTGGCGGAAAAATTTTCTGGAGCACCAAAG AAAAATTGTTTCATTGGGTTTTGATGAAAAGTTTATCAGAACATGGGAATATTATTTTGACTATTGTGCAGCAGGATTCAAGACGCGTACACTAGGAAGTTATCAG ATGGTTTTTTCAAGACCTGGGAATCTAGCTGCATTTGGTGGACCATTCGCAGGCTCACTTTGA
- the LOC130809795 gene encoding uncharacterized protein LOC130809795 isoform X2, whose product MGWTLFACFGYTKKRKRPKRPSYLGSKITRRTRARGYQPLKSDEDSRELDVSEPLGNQREKLKAEKKARIQKKVRFNLDVVTYEPLSSYHDEHEDTDSDGNDEGKENNEPAPKKACVIYAPVAVSNSMLKLPLISSNHRYNNCYDGEDEYEDAGDEDDDHITDDEDMDEDERANEDSDDGCTTDRKKLYYEEIMDEELGDSSSMPLIGSATNARLRSHYILPVLNPIENLSQWKALKNKNSKMLKS is encoded by the exons ATGGGATGGACCTTATTTGCATGTTTTGGTTATACAAAGAAGCGAAAACGCCCTAAGCGACCCTCGTACTTAGGTTCCAAGATCACAAGA AGAACACGAGCTCGAGGGTATCAACCATTGAAGTCTGATGAAGATTCTAGAGAATTGGATGTATCAGAGCCTCTTGGCAATCAAAG GGAGAAGCTAAAAGCTGAAAAGAAAGCAAGGATTCAAAAGAAAGTGAGGTTCAATTTGGATGTGGTGACTTATGAGCCACTTAGCTCATATCATGATGAACATGAAGATACTGACTCGGATGGAAATGATGAAGGCAAAGAAAATAATGAGCCAGCACCCAAAAAAGCCTGTGTAATCTATGCACCTGTGGCTGTCAGCAATAGTATGTTAAAACTGCCATTAATTTCATCAAATCATAGATACAATAACTGTTATGATGGCGAAGATGAATACGAAGATGCTGGGGACGAGGATGATGATCATATTACTGATGATGAAGATATGGACGAGGATGAGCGAGCTAATGAAGATAGTGATGATGGTTGCACGACTGATCGTAAGAAGTTATACTATGAAGAGATAATGGATGAGGAACTCGGTGACAGCTCGTCGATGCCTCTCATTGGTTCTGCTACAAATGCTCGACTAAGGAGTCACTACATTTTACCGGTGCTGAACCCTATAGAGAATCTTTCTCAATGGAAGGCATTGAAAAACAAGAACAGTAAAATGCTAAAATCTTGA
- the LOC130809807 gene encoding uncharacterized protein LOC130809807 isoform X2, whose protein sequence is MDNGRDDKTKPLISSLKLNKQVVVEKVLGMEEREEEEEEESKRLLSPRNEEISPKPKRKVQWNDTNGGNKLAEVVEFLPSNILLKFH, encoded by the exons ATGGATAATGGTAGGGATGATAAAACCAAGCCACTTATTAGTAGCTTGAAGCTTAATAAACAAGTAGTAGTAGAGAAGGTTTTGGGTATGGAGGAAagggaggaggaggaggaggaggagtcAAAGAGGCTCTTGTCACCTAGAAATGAAGAAATTTCCCCAAAACCAAAAAGGAAAGTTCAGTGGAATGATACTAATGGAGGGAATAAGCTTGCAGAAGTTGTAGAATTTCTACCAAG CAATATACTGCTAAAATTCCACTGA
- the LOC130809766 gene encoding uncharacterized protein LOC130809766 isoform X1: protein MRIAVIGGGISGLGAAYELAKGGVEVVLYEKEDYLGGHAKTVRFEGIDLDLGFMVFNRVTYPNMMELFESLGIEMENSDMSFSVSLDNGHGCEWGSRTGLSGLFAQKSNAINPYFWKMIQEIFKFKTEVIMYIEELENNPDIDRSETLGHFIKSRGYSEQFQKGYLIPMCASIWSCPSDIVMNFSAFSILSFCRNHHLLQVFGRPQWLTVKGRSHCYVKKVKDELEARRVQVKTGCEVISVSTSNEGCTVSCIDGSNHEYDGCIIAAHAPDAIGILGKEATYDEISILGAFKYVYSDIFLHRDKNFMPRNPAAWSAWNFLGSTDSKVCLTYWLNVLQNISETSLPFLVTLNPPHEPENVLLKWTTGHPVPSVSATKASLELANIQGKRGIWFCGAYQGYGFHEDGLKAGIIAAQGLLGRNFHVLTNPKQMIPSWGETAARIFVTRFLRSFISAGSLILLEEGGTVLAFEGSSKICPVRVMLRVHSPQFYWKVATEADLGLADAYINGDFSFVDKNEGLLKLFMIFIANRDLHSSSSVANKKRGWWTPMLFTAGIASAKYFYHHVSRQNSLTQARQNISRHYDLSNEMFSLFLDETMTYSCAIFESENEDLKDAQMRKISLLLDKARVEKHHEVLEIGCGWGTLAMEVVRRTGCKYTGITLSEEQLRYAEQRVKEAGLQDRIRFLLCDYRQLSNVHEYDRIISCEMLEAVGHEYMEEFFHCCDSLMAPNGLFVLQFISIPDERYDEYRRSSDFIKEYIFPGGCLPCLSRVTSAMAAASRLCVEHLENIGIHYYQTLRCWRKNFLEHQRKIVSLGFDEKFIRTWEYYFDYCAAGFKTRTLGSYQMVFSRPGNLAAFGGPFAGSL from the exons ATGAGAATAGCAGTGATAGGTGGAGGGATAAGTGGATTAGGGGCAGCATATGAGTTGGCAAAAGGAGGAGTTGAAGTGGTGTTATATGAGAAGGAAGATTATTTAGGTGGGCATGCCAAAACCGTACGTTTTGAAGGCATTGACTTGGACTTGGGCTTCATGGTCTTCAATAGG GTTACCTATCCAAATATGATGGAGCTTTTTGAGAGCCTGGGCATTGAAATGGAGAATTCTGATATGTCATTTTCTGTAAGTTTAGATAATGGTCATGGATGTGAATGGGGAAGCCGAACTGGTCTTAGTGGCTTGTTTGCACAAAAAAGCAATGCCATTAATCCTTACTTCTGGAAGATGATCCAAGAGATATTCAAGTTCAAAACTGAAGTCATTAT GTACATTGAAGAACTGGAAAACAACCCAGACATAGACCGTTCTGAAACTCTTGGTCATTTCATCAAGTCAAGAGGTTACTCTGAGCAATTTCAGAAGGGTTACCTT ATTCCTATGTGTGCTTCAATCTGGTCTTGCCCTTCAGACATTGTGATGAACTTCTCCGCTTTCTCTATTCTCTCCTTCTGCCGCAACCATCACTTGCTTCAG GTGTTTGGCCGTCCACAATGGCTTACTGTGAAAGGGCGTTCCCACTGTTATGTAAAAAAG GTTAAGGATGAGCTGGAGGCAAGAAGAGTACAAGTAAAAACCGGTTGTGAGGTGATTTCTGTTTCAACGAGCAATGAGG GTTGTACTGTGTCCTGTATTGATGGTTCGAATCATGAATATGATGGATGTATTATTGCTGCTCATGCTCCGGATGCCATAGGAATACTAGGAAAAGAAGCAACCTATGACGAAATTAGTATACTCGGTGCTTTCAAATATGTTTACAG TGATATATTCCTTCATCGTGACAAAAATTTCATGCCTCGAAATCCAGCTGCATGGAGTGCATGGAATTTTCTAGGAAGCACAGACAGTAAAGTGTGTTTGACATACTGGTTAAATGTACTCCAG AACATCAGTGAGAcaagtcttccttttcttgtaACTCTTAACCCACCTCATGAACCAGAAAATGTGTTGCTTAAATGGACAACAGGTCATCCTGTTCCCTCTGTGTCAGCAACGAAGGCTTCCCTTGAACTTGCTAATATTCAAGGAAAAAGAGGAATATGGTTTTGTGGAGCTTATCAAG GCTATGGTTTTCATGAAGATGGGTTGAAG GCTGGTATTATTGCTGCACAAGGTCTGCTTGGAAGAAATTTCCACGTCCTTACAAACCCGAAACAGATGATACCTTCATGGGGAGAGACAGCTGCTCGAATTTTTGTAACAAGATTTCTCAGGAGCTTTATTTCTGCTGGGAGTCTAAT TTTATTAGAGGAGGGTGGCACAGTTTTGGCATTTGAAGGCTCCAGCAAAATCTGTCCTGTGAGAGTTATGTTAAGAGTTCATAGCCCGCAGTTTTACTGGAAG GTGGCTACAGAAGCCGACTTAGGTCTTGCAGATGCATATATCAATGGAGACTTCTCATTTGTTGATAAAAATGAAGGTCTTTTGAAGCTTTTCATG ATCTTTATCGCCAACAGAGATCTACATTCTTCTAGTTCAGTAGCTAACAAAAAGAG GGGATGGTGGACTCCGATGCTTTTTACTGCTGGTATTGCTTCAGCAAAATATTTCTATCATCATGTTTCTCGGCAAAATTCACTAACACAAGCTCGTCAAAATATTTCTCGCCATTATGACTTG AGTAATGAAATGTTTTCTCTATTTTTGGACGAGACAATGACATACTCTTGTGCTATCTTTGAG TCTGAAAATGAAGACTTAAAAGATGCCCAAATGAGAAAAATATCTCTTCTACTTGATAAG GCTCGGGTAGAGAAACATCATGAAGTGCTTGAAATTGGTTGCGGTTGGGGTACCCTTGCTATGGAAGTTGTAAGGAGAACAGGATGCAAATACACTGGCATTACACTTTCTGAAGAACAACTCAGATATGCAGAGCAAAGGGTAAAAGAGGCTGGTTTACAG GATCGCATACGGTTTCTTCTCTGTGATTATCGTCAATTGTCAAATGTGCACGAGTATGATAGAATCATTTCCTG TGAGATGCTAGAAGCTGTTGGTCATGAATACATGGAGGAGTTTTTTCATTGTTGCGACTCCCTCATGGCGCCTAATGGTCTTTTCGTCCTCCAG TTCATATCTATACCAGATGAACGGTATGATGAATACAGGAGAAGTTCAGATTTCATTAAAGAATACATTTTCCCGGGTGGATGTTTACCTTGTTTGAGCCGAGTTACCTCAGCAATGGCTGCTGCTTCAAGACTTTG TGTGGAACACCTAGAAAACATTGGGATACACTACTATCAAACACTGAGATGTTGGCGGAAAAATTTTCTGGAGCACCAAAG AAAAATTGTTTCATTGGGTTTTGATGAAAAGTTTATCAGAACATGGGAATATTATTTTGACTATTGTGCAGCAGGATTCAAGACGCGTACACTAGGAAGTTATCAG ATGGTTTTTTCAAGACCTGGGAATCTAGCTGCATTTGGTGGACCATTCGCAGGCTCACTTTGA
- the LOC130809807 gene encoding uncharacterized protein LOC130809807 isoform X1, with amino-acid sequence MDNGRDDKTKPLISSLKLNKQVVVEKVLGMEEREEEEEEESKRLLSPRNEEISPKPKRKVQWNDTNGGNKLAEVVEFLPSDVSDSDDDDDSDSCYCTIM; translated from the exons ATGGATAATGGTAGGGATGATAAAACCAAGCCACTTATTAGTAGCTTGAAGCTTAATAAACAAGTAGTAGTAGAGAAGGTTTTGGGTATGGAGGAAagggaggaggaggaggaggaggagtcAAAGAGGCTCTTGTCACCTAGAAATGAAGAAATTTCCCCAAAACCAAAAAGGAAAGTTCAGTGGAATGATACTAATGGAGGGAATAAGCTTGCAGAAGTTGTAGAATTTCTACCAAG TGATGTGAGTGACAGCGATGACGATGATGATTCAGATTCATGCTACTGTACAATCATGTAG
- the LOC130809786 gene encoding protein KTI12 homolog: MALVVICGQPCSGKSTAATCLAEALRASESKATVRVIDETFFHLDRNQSYANMIAEKNVRGVLRSEVDRSVSKDNIIIVDSLNSIKGYRYELWCLARAAGVRYCVLHCDVKDTDCRKWNEDRKDKGEAGYDEIIFEDLVRRFEKPDSKNRWDSPLFELQPSKDEIEKSSPAILDAVSYLTKTVDSKTRDVKILQPTIATQSVRPSNANSLYELDQATQEVMNAIIAAQSNSLNGPVLIGSGLPTLNIRSAVGYPELRRLRRTFIKLTSQTSLSGPPPPADAESAKRMFVDYLNRELGD; encoded by the coding sequence ATGGCCTTAGTGGTGATCTGTGGACAACCATGCAGTGGAAAGTCAACTGCTGCAACATGCTTAGCAGAAGCTCTCAGAGCCTCTGAATCTAAGGCAACTGTCAGGGTTATTGATGAAACTTTCTTTCATCTGGATCGCAACCAAAGCTATGCCAATATGATTGCTGAGAAGAATGTAAGAGGGGTACTGAGGTCTGAAGTTGACAGATCTGTATCAAAAGACAATATCATCATTGTAGATTCCTTGAATAGCATTAAAGGTTACCGATATGAGTTATGGTGTTTGGCTCGTGCAGCAGGAGTTAGGTACTGTGTCTTACACTGTGACGTCAAAGACACTGATTGTCGAAAATGGAATGAAGATCGGAAAGACAAAGGTGAAGCAGGATATGATGAGATAATCTTTGAAGATCTGGTGAGAAGGTTTGAGAAACCAGATAGTAAAAATAGATGGGATTCTCCTTTGTTCGAGTTACAGCCATCCAAAGATGAGATAGAAAAATCATCCCCTGCCATTTTGGATGCTGTCTCATACTTGACAAAGACAGTTGATTCAAAGACTAGAGATGTCAAAATTTTGCAGCCTACAATTGCTACCCAAAGTGTGCGACCTTCAAATGCAAATTCTCTTTATGAGTTGGACCAGGCAACTCAAGAGGTAATGAATGCGATTATAGCAGCTCAAAGTAATTCACTTAACGGACCAGTTCTCATTGGTTCGGGTTTACCAACCCTCAACATTCGAAGTGCGGTTGGATATCCTGAATTACGTAGACTGCGTAGGACTTTTATAAAATTGACAAGCCAGACTAGCTTAAGTGGTCCACCCCCTCCAGCCGATGCAGAAAGTGCAAAGCGAATGTTTGTGGATTATTTGAACCGAGAATTGGGAGATTAG
- the LOC130809807 gene encoding uncharacterized protein LOC130809807 isoform X3 gives MDNGRDDKTKPLISSLKLNKQVVVEKVLGMEEREEEEEEESKRLLSPRNEEISPKPKRKVQWNDTNGGNKLAEVVEFLPSGCRV, from the exons ATGGATAATGGTAGGGATGATAAAACCAAGCCACTTATTAGTAGCTTGAAGCTTAATAAACAAGTAGTAGTAGAGAAGGTTTTGGGTATGGAGGAAagggaggaggaggaggaggaggagtcAAAGAGGCTCTTGTCACCTAGAAATGAAGAAATTTCCCCAAAACCAAAAAGGAAAGTTCAGTGGAATGATACTAATGGAGGGAATAAGCTTGCAGAAGTTGTAGAATTTCTACCAAG CGGATGTAGGGTGTAG
- the LOC130809795 gene encoding uncharacterized protein LOC130809795 isoform X1 — MGWTLFACFGYTKKRKRPKRPSYLGSKITRVYVGWQRTRARGYQPLKSDEDSRELDVSEPLGNQREKLKAEKKARIQKKVRFNLDVVTYEPLSSYHDEHEDTDSDGNDEGKENNEPAPKKACVIYAPVAVSNSMLKLPLISSNHRYNNCYDGEDEYEDAGDEDDDHITDDEDMDEDERANEDSDDGCTTDRKKLYYEEIMDEELGDSSSMPLIGSATNARLRSHYILPVLNPIENLSQWKALKNKNSKMLKS, encoded by the exons ATGGGATGGACCTTATTTGCATGTTTTGGTTATACAAAGAAGCGAAAACGCCCTAAGCGACCCTCGTACTTAGGTTCCAAGATCACAAGA GTTTATGTTGGATGGCAGAGAACACGAGCTCGAGGGTATCAACCATTGAAGTCTGATGAAGATTCTAGAGAATTGGATGTATCAGAGCCTCTTGGCAATCAAAG GGAGAAGCTAAAAGCTGAAAAGAAAGCAAGGATTCAAAAGAAAGTGAGGTTCAATTTGGATGTGGTGACTTATGAGCCACTTAGCTCATATCATGATGAACATGAAGATACTGACTCGGATGGAAATGATGAAGGCAAAGAAAATAATGAGCCAGCACCCAAAAAAGCCTGTGTAATCTATGCACCTGTGGCTGTCAGCAATAGTATGTTAAAACTGCCATTAATTTCATCAAATCATAGATACAATAACTGTTATGATGGCGAAGATGAATACGAAGATGCTGGGGACGAGGATGATGATCATATTACTGATGATGAAGATATGGACGAGGATGAGCGAGCTAATGAAGATAGTGATGATGGTTGCACGACTGATCGTAAGAAGTTATACTATGAAGAGATAATGGATGAGGAACTCGGTGACAGCTCGTCGATGCCTCTCATTGGTTCTGCTACAAATGCTCGACTAAGGAGTCACTACATTTTACCGGTGCTGAACCCTATAGAGAATCTTTCTCAATGGAAGGCATTGAAAAACAAGAACAGTAAAATGCTAAAATCTTGA